A single window of Nicotiana sylvestris chromosome 5, ASM39365v2, whole genome shotgun sequence DNA harbors:
- the LOC104228303 gene encoding uncharacterized protein, translated as MDKSWIRKPRNTKKYLFGLNQFLDFAFANAVVGDRIKCPCPKCGFAKWQTREVALEHLICKPFPQNYVTWTIHGERNILPNSINNVVIQDTLPPKNPVELLINEAFGGLRHDGVDVGPSQVAGGEERLNDEPASNDKDFFEFLRDGSQELFEGSKYSKLEFLLKLYHIKCLSGLSDKGMAMILDLLRDAFTFARIPHSFYEAKKTISKLCLDYIKIDACPNDCMLFWGNDANEETCKYCHTSRWKPNKKRNEDLVSTTAKYMRWHAEDSNEDGIMRHPRDGEAWKRFTTFPEFAIDPVFGLA; from the exons ATGGATAAATCTTGGATTAGAAAGCCAAGGAACACCAAAAAATATTTATTTGGTTTAAATCAGTTTTTAGATTTTGCATTTGCTAATGCTGTTGTTGGAGATAGAATAAAGTGTCCTTGTCCTAAATGTGGATTCGCAAAGTGGCAAACTAGAGAGGTAGCGCTCGAACATTTGATTTGCAAACCATTCCCTCAAAATTATGTCACTTGGACTATTCATGGTGAAAGAAATATACTGCCTAATTCTATAAATAATGTGGTTATACAAGATACATTACCTCCTAAAAATCCAGTAGAATTATTGATTAATGAAGCATTTGGGGGCCTAAGGCACGATGGGGTTGATGTAGGTCCGTCACAAGTAGCGGGTGGTGAAGAAAGGTTAAATGATGAGCCTGCTTCAAATGATAAAGACTTTTTCGAGTTTCTTAGAGATGGAAGTCAAGAATTGTTTGAAGGGTCCAAGTACTCAAAActagaatttttattaaaattgtaTCACATAAAATGTTTGTCTGGGCTAAGTGACAAGGGAATGGCCATGATACTAGATTTGTTGAGGGATGCATTTACATTTGCACGGATCCCTCATTCTTTTTATGAGGCCAAGAAAACTATCAGCAAGCTTTGTCTTGATTATATCAAGATAGATGCTTGTCCAAATGATTGTATGTTATTTTGGGGGAATGATGCTAATGAGGAAACATGTAAGTATTGTCACACTTCTAGGTGGAAGCCtaataagaaaagaaatgaagATCTTGTGTCTACTACAG CAAAATATATGAGATGGCATGCTGAGGATAGTAACGAAGATGGAATCATGAGGCATCCTAGAGATGGTGAGGCATGGAAGAGGTTTACAACTTTTCCTGAATTTGCCATTGATCCCGTGTTCGGCTTGGCCTAG
- the LOC104228301 gene encoding uncharacterized protein: MPKSYFNDCFNKIIKSHFCFMNIEEVAREYVYRSIAKKWATSRQKLWDEFKDPLKTKDEIMDNFPVGITRDQWTFFVNYRSKEETQNMCKRNAENRKKQTVPHTGGSKPNSRRRAEMMAETGRKPGRAQLYLVTHTKKDGSYVNEEAKEICEKIELAVSESTVDESEISPNDVVGKKLGKEHPGRVRCLGLGATPSNTFRETNLRPGNIRIVSNNVGCSSSGCQEKYNQLMNTLKAYMIMKEGSIPEQFVGIFASTPTTPRDAASGPVSPTDARRSSGASNPCDIH; the protein is encoded by the exons ATGCCTAAGTCATACTTTAACGACTGCTTTAATAAAATTATAAAG TCTCATTTCTGTTTTATGAACATTGAGGAAGTTGCACGAGAATATGTTTATCGCTCTATTGCAAAGAAGTGGGCTACAAGTAGGCAGAAGTTGTGGGAtgagtttaaagacccacttAAAACCAAAGATGAGATCATGGATAATTTTCCGGTGGGTATTACTCGGGATCAATGGACTTTCTTTGTGAACTACCGTTCTAAAGAAGAAACTCAG AACATGTGTAAAAGAAATGCTGAAAATCGGAAGAAACAAACAGTTCCACACACCGGTGGCTCCAAACCTAATTCTAGAAGAAGGGCTGAAATG ATGGCTGAGACAGGGAGAAAGCCTGGACGAGCACAACTTTATCTTGTTACACATACGAAAAAAGATGGATCATATGTAAATGAGGAGGCAAAAGAAATATGT GAAAAAATTGAGCTAGCAGtaagtgaaagtacagtggatgAGTCTGAAATTTCTCCAAATGATGTTGTTGGTAAGAAGCTAGGCAAAGAGCATCCTGGAAGGGTGAGATGTTTGGGATTAGGAGCTACTCCAAGTAATACTTTCAGAGAGACAAATCTTCGTCCTGGTAATATTAGAATTGTGAGTAATAATGTCGGATGTTCTTCTTCTGGATGCCAAGAGAAGTACAATCAATTGATGAATACTCTCAAAGCATACATGATAATGAAGGAAGGGTCAATACCAGAACAATTTGTTGGGATCTTTGCTTCTACTCCTACAACG CCGAGAGATGCAGCTAGTGGACCCGTTTCACCGACGGATGCAAGAAGATCTTCTGGCGCTAGTAATCCCTGTGACATCCATTGA
- the LOC138869399 gene encoding uncharacterized protein, whose translation MKKWLDLENSTESVAQEKEAKMELVKWLEIEENSAGQLLLNANDVEAEILKFYKQLLGTATTQIPAVNTEVMHQGYNLSRQQQMKLIRAVNKDEIKQALQGIDDNKAPGCDGYNAFFYKKAWHIIGKEVIQVVMEFFEESVMRLLGLPEKYVRWVMVCISIVSYSIIVNGKPIKPFEAKKGLRQGDPLSPLLFVIAMEYLCRLMKQLGRATLIKSVLGTIQNFWAQVFILAKKIIQFSEAICRRFLWTGSAEPTKKALIAWDKLCAPKIAGG comes from the exons ATGAAGAAATGGTTGGACCTGGAGAATAGCACTGAAAGTGTAGCTCAAGAAAAAGAGGCAAAGATGGAGTTGGTTAAATGGCTTGAAATTGAGGAAA ATAGTGCAGGGCAACTACTCTTGAATGCTAATGATGTGGAAGCAGAAATACTGAAGTTCTACAAGCAGCTACTTGGAACAGCAACAACTCAAATACCAGCAGTTAATACAGAAGTGATGCATCAAGGCTACAATCTAAGTAGACAACAACAAATGAAGCTAATAAGAGCAGTAAATAAAGATGAAATCAAGCAAGCATTACAGGGTATTGATGACAATAAAGCACCAGGATGTGATGGATACAATGCATTCTTCtataagaaagcatggcatatcATAGGGAAAGAGGTGATTCAAGTTGTGATGGAGTTTTTTGAGGAATCT GTGATGAGGTTATTGGGACTTCCAGAAAAATATGTAAGATGGGTAATGgtttgcatcagtattgtctcATATTCAATCATTGTCAATGGGAAGCCAATCAAGCCATTTGAAGCAAAAAAAGGATTAAGACAGGGAGATCCCCTTTCACCATTGCTATTTGTAATTGCTATGGAGTACCTATGTAGGTTAATGAAGCAGCTAG GAAGAGCAACACTGATCAAAAGTGTGTTGGGAACAATTCAGAACTTCTGGGCACAAGTATTcattctggcaaagaaaattatACAATTTAGTGAAGCAATCTGCAGAAGGTTTTTATGGACGGGCAGTGCTGAACCAACAAAGAAAGCTTTGATAGCTTGGGACAAACTATGTGCACCTAAGATAGCAGGGGGTTAA
- the LOC138869398 gene encoding uncharacterized protein: MNYPVHDLELAAIVHALKFWRHYLYRVSCEVFTNHKRKANVVVDALSRKSASVGSLTYIPIGERPLALYVQSLANQFVRLDASKPSHVLACTVTWSSLFEHIREQQYDDPHFFVHRDIVQHGDSKQVTVGDDGVLGMQGRVCVPNVDWLREVILEKAYSSRYLFIRVPLRCIRTCGNIIGRGG, translated from the exons atgAATTAtcctgttcatgacttagagctagcagccattgttcacgcgctgaagttttggaggcattatttatatagggtgtcatgtgaggtgttcacaaatcataaga ggaaggccaatgtggtggtcgatgctttgagtaggaagtcagctagtgtGGGTAGCCTTACGTATATTccaatcggtgagagaccgcttgcattatATGTTCagtctttggccaatcagttcgtgaggttggatgctTCTAAGCCTAGTCATGTTTTAGCTTGCACTGTCActtggtcttccttgtttgagcatATCAGGGAGcagcaatatgatgatcctcattttttTGTCCATAGGGACATAGTGCAGCACGGTGattccaagcaggttacagttggagatgatggagttttggggatgcagggtcgtgtttgtgtgcctaatgtggattgGCTTCGTGAGGTTATTCTAGAAAAGGCCTATAGTTCCCGGTATTTATTCATTCgagtgccgctaagatgtatcaggacttgtggcaacattattggtagaggaggatga